One genomic window of Anabaena sphaerica FACHB-251 includes the following:
- a CDS encoding alpha/beta hydrolase produces MNKTLDFIRVSPNTEQTPSALIVTLHGWGANAQDVASLLPYLNLPDYEFLLPNAPYPYPYTDTGRAWYDLRNENMYQGLIESRQLLIDWLHSLEINTGVPLSRTILSGFSQGGAMTLDVGLTLPLAGLVVMSGYLHPGVATLNKSSFPPTLIMHGRQDEVVPLSAAIKAREVAQALGVAVDYHEFDMGHEINLQMLEVLRNFVIKTIADETKL; encoded by the coding sequence ATGAACAAAACATTAGATTTCATCAGAGTTTCGCCAAACACAGAGCAAACACCATCCGCTTTAATCGTCACGCTACACGGTTGGGGTGCAAATGCTCAGGATGTGGCATCTTTATTGCCTTATCTCAACTTACCTGATTATGAATTTTTGCTTCCCAATGCACCTTATCCATATCCATACACTGACACAGGGAGGGCATGGTATGACCTGCGAAATGAGAATATGTATCAAGGATTGATAGAAAGTCGCCAATTATTAATTGATTGGTTGCACTCTTTAGAGATTAATACTGGAGTGCCGTTATCGCGGACTATTTTGAGTGGGTTTTCTCAAGGTGGTGCGATGACTTTGGATGTGGGATTAACCTTACCCCTCGCTGGTTTGGTGGTGATGAGTGGGTATTTACATCCTGGTGTAGCCACCCTAAATAAAAGCAGTTTTCCGCCCACATTAATCATGCACGGAAGACAAGATGAAGTTGTACCCTTGTCGGCTGCTATCAAAGCCAGAGAGGTGGCACAAGCATTAGGAGTGGCAGTAGATTATCATGAATTTGACATGGGACATGAAATTAATTTGCAAATGTTGGAGGTACTGCGAAATTTTGTTATCAAGACAATTGCTGATGAGACCAAGTTATAA
- a CDS encoding phosphoglycerate kinase: MSKKSLANLSAADVSGKRALVRVDFNVPVDDQGNITDDTRIRAALPTIKDLTQKGAKVILASHFGRPKGVDDKLRLTPVAKRLSELLGQEVVKTDDCIGDDVAAKVAALQNGQVLLLENVRFYKEEEKNDPEFAQKLAANADFYVNDAFGTAHRAHASTEGVTKFLKPSVAGYLVEKELQYLQSAIEEPKRPLAAIIGGSKVSSKIGVIETLLEKCDKLIIGGGMIFTFYKARGLSVGKSLVEEDKLELAKALEAKAKERGVALLLPTDIVSADKFAPDANATTVSIENIPADGMGLDIGPDSVKVFQEALADCKTVIWNGPMGVFEFDKFAAGTEAIAHTLAEIGKTGTTTIIGGGDSVAAVEKVGLADQMSHISTGGGASLELLEGKVLPGIAALDEA; the protein is encoded by the coding sequence GTGTCGAAAAAAAGTTTAGCAAATTTATCTGCGGCGGATGTATCTGGTAAACGTGCTTTGGTGCGGGTTGATTTTAACGTGCCTGTGGATGATCAAGGCAACATTACTGACGATACTCGCATTCGGGCTGCGCTGCCAACAATCAAAGATTTGACGCAGAAGGGAGCTAAGGTCATTCTAGCAAGTCATTTCGGCCGTCCCAAGGGTGTAGATGACAAATTACGTTTAACTCCAGTTGCTAAACGCCTTTCTGAGTTGTTAGGGCAAGAAGTTGTCAAGACTGATGACTGCATTGGTGATGATGTGGCTGCTAAGGTTGCAGCTTTGCAAAATGGCCAAGTGCTGTTACTAGAAAACGTCCGTTTCTACAAAGAAGAAGAAAAGAACGATCCTGAATTTGCTCAAAAATTGGCAGCAAATGCTGATTTTTATGTAAATGATGCTTTCGGTACTGCTCACCGCGCCCATGCTTCTACTGAGGGTGTAACTAAGTTCCTCAAACCTTCTGTGGCTGGTTATTTGGTTGAGAAGGAATTGCAATATTTACAAAGTGCAATTGAAGAACCTAAGCGTCCTTTGGCGGCTATTATCGGCGGTTCTAAGGTTTCTAGCAAAATCGGTGTAATTGAAACTCTGTTAGAAAAGTGCGATAAGCTCATCATTGGCGGTGGGATGATTTTCACCTTCTACAAAGCCCGTGGTTTGAGTGTTGGTAAGTCTTTGGTAGAAGAAGATAAGCTGGAATTAGCGAAGGCTTTAGAAGCTAAGGCGAAAGAACGTGGTGTGGCTTTGTTGCTTCCTACAGATATTGTCTCCGCAGATAAGTTTGCTCCTGATGCAAATGCAACCACTGTCAGCATTGAAAATATCCCTGCTGATGGGATGGGTTTAGATATTGGCCCTGATTCTGTGAAGGTTTTCCAAGAGGCTTTGGCTGATTGTAAAACTGTGATTTGGAATGGGCCTATGGGTGTGTTTGAGTTTGATAAGTTTGCTGCGGGTACTGAAGCGATCGCTCATACTCTAGCAGAAATTGGCAAAACCGGCACAACTACCATTATCGGTGGTGGTGACTCTGTAGCGGCTGTGGAAAAGGTAGGTTTGGCTGATCAAATGAGCCACATTTCTACCGGTGGTGGTGCTAGTTTGGAGTTGTTGGAAGGTAAGGTTTTACCTGGTATTGCAGCTTTAGATGAAGCGTAA
- a CDS encoding PBP1A family penicillin-binding protein: MSSRTFENKHPQDQASSGFEFFKGVGQVTGATLLSLTLLTSSIVAGGLVGLAISFRNLPDVRQLRSFSPTETTHIYDIKGKLLASVHGEANREVVPLDRISPNLKRAVLASEDGHFYSHHGINPAGVGRAVVVNLVAGGVKEGGSTITMQLVKNLFLTHKRAFTRKLAEAVLAIRLEQILAKDEILEMYLNQVYWGHNNYGVQTAARSYFNKSSEFLTLGESAMMAGLIQAPEEFSPFASMKKAKQKQKEVLGRMLDLQWITQKEYDDALKQEIKLGRIRSFQGSALPYISNTVAQELAKKFGRDALLKGGMRVQTTVDAKFQIMAEDTVNKWHKNLLGQGLRKNQIALVAIDPRTHFVKALVGGVDSKASEFNRATQAQRQPGSSFKPFVYYAAFATGKYGPDSTVIDSPVSYRDGNGWYFPRNYDGGFSGAMSIRTALSQSRNIPVIKLGKAIGMNKVIETCRTLGIMSPMEPVTSLPLGAIGVTPLEMASAYATFANYGWQSPVTVIARITDSTGNVLLDNTPKPQRVLDSWASAAIINVMESVVTSGTGKGAALNRPSAGKTGTTSSEKDIWYVGTVPQLTTAVWVGRDDNQQLSSGATGGGMVAPIWRDFMVKALKDVPVEKFKSPSQFPRPKSN; this comes from the coding sequence GTGTCTTCTAGGACTTTTGAAAACAAGCACCCCCAAGACCAGGCTTCATCTGGGTTTGAATTTTTTAAAGGAGTAGGTCAGGTAACTGGTGCTACTCTCCTATCTCTGACACTGCTGACAAGCTCCATTGTAGCGGGGGGACTGGTCGGACTGGCCATCAGTTTCCGCAACTTGCCAGATGTGAGACAGTTACGCAGCTTTTCCCCCACAGAAACTACCCACATATATGACATTAAAGGTAAACTATTAGCAAGTGTCCACGGTGAAGCTAACCGCGAAGTTGTACCCCTAGATAGAATTTCCCCCAATCTCAAACGGGCTGTACTAGCCAGTGAAGATGGTCACTTCTACAGTCACCACGGCATTAACCCTGCTGGTGTGGGTCGGGCTGTAGTAGTAAACTTGGTAGCAGGTGGTGTGAAAGAAGGCGGTTCTACCATCACCATGCAGTTGGTAAAAAACCTATTTTTGACTCACAAACGAGCCTTTACTCGCAAGTTAGCAGAAGCAGTGTTAGCCATTCGACTAGAACAAATTCTTGCCAAAGACGAAATTTTAGAAATGTACCTCAATCAAGTATATTGGGGTCATAATAACTACGGTGTACAAACAGCGGCTCGCAGTTACTTTAATAAATCATCAGAATTTTTAACTCTGGGTGAGTCAGCCATGATGGCGGGTTTGATCCAAGCCCCAGAAGAATTTAGCCCTTTTGCGAGTATGAAAAAGGCAAAACAAAAACAAAAAGAAGTGCTGGGGCGGATGCTGGACTTGCAGTGGATCACTCAAAAAGAATATGATGATGCTCTCAAGCAAGAAATTAAACTAGGTAGAATTAGGTCATTTCAAGGTAGCGCCCTACCTTATATCAGCAATACCGTAGCCCAAGAATTAGCGAAAAAATTTGGACGTGATGCACTGCTCAAAGGCGGGATGCGTGTGCAAACCACTGTGGATGCCAAATTCCAAATCATGGCAGAAGACACTGTGAATAAGTGGCATAAAAATTTACTTGGTCAAGGGTTGCGTAAAAACCAAATTGCCTTAGTCGCAATTGACCCCCGCACACATTTTGTTAAGGCATTAGTCGGTGGTGTAGATTCTAAAGCCAGTGAGTTTAACCGCGCTACCCAAGCTCAAAGACAACCAGGGTCTTCTTTTAAACCTTTTGTTTATTATGCTGCCTTTGCTACTGGTAAATATGGACCAGACAGCACAGTGATAGATTCCCCAGTGAGCTACCGAGACGGTAACGGGTGGTATTTTCCCAGAAACTATGATGGTGGTTTTAGCGGCGCAATGTCCATTCGTACTGCTTTATCCCAATCTCGAAATATACCTGTAATTAAGCTTGGTAAAGCTATAGGGATGAATAAAGTAATTGAAACCTGCCGGACTTTAGGCATTATGAGTCCGATGGAACCAGTAACATCCTTACCTTTGGGTGCTATTGGTGTCACTCCCCTAGAAATGGCTAGTGCCTACGCTACTTTTGCTAATTATGGCTGGCAATCGCCGGTAACAGTAATTGCACGAATTACAGATAGCACTGGTAATGTGTTACTCGACAACACACCTAAACCCCAGCGAGTTCTTGATTCTTGGGCATCAGCAGCAATTATCAATGTAATGGAATCTGTAGTTACCAGTGGTACGGGTAAAGGCGCAGCCCTAAACCGACCATCAGCAGGAAAAACGGGAACAACTTCCTCAGAAAAAGATATTTGGTATGTGGGTACAGTACCACAACTCACAACTGCTGTCTGGGTGGGAAGAGATGACAACCAACAATTATCCAGCGGTGCGACAGGTGGGGGTATGGTTGCTCCCATCTGGCGTGATTTTATGGTCAAAGCCCTCAAGGATGTGCCAGTAGAGAAGTTTAAGTCACCTTCTCAGTTTCCTCGTCCTAAGTCAAATTAA
- a CDS encoding DUF2555 domain-containing protein, whose amino-acid sequence MTTLSISKKEIAAMTATDVEDLATRLELDNYSNAFEGLNDWHLLRAIAFQRPELVEPYIHLLDLEPYDEA is encoded by the coding sequence ATGACAACTCTAAGCATTTCTAAGAAAGAAATTGCTGCCATGACAGCAACAGATGTAGAAGATTTGGCTACGCGTCTGGAATTAGATAATTACAGCAATGCTTTTGAGGGTTTGAATGATTGGCATCTACTGCGAGCAATCGCGTTTCAGCGTCCAGAATTAGTTGAGCCTTATATCCACCTTTTAGATTTAGAACCCTACGACGAAGCATAG
- a CDS encoding universal stress protein: protein MFKTVLFPIDQSREAREAADLVTKVVQQFTSRLVLLSVVEEPAPEAPAGDPMVSPEAVAKLLENAQALFSQQGITAEVIERQGKPAFTICDVADEIGADLIIMGCRGLGLTEEGSTDSVTNRVINLSPCPVLIVP, encoded by the coding sequence ATGTTTAAAACAGTTCTGTTTCCAATTGATCAAAGTCGTGAAGCACGGGAAGCTGCTGACCTAGTTACCAAGGTTGTGCAACAGTTTACTAGTCGTCTAGTATTGCTGTCAGTAGTGGAAGAACCAGCCCCAGAAGCACCTGCTGGCGATCCTATGGTGTCTCCAGAAGCGGTTGCTAAACTGCTGGAAAATGCCCAAGCCTTATTTTCTCAGCAAGGTATCACCGCTGAAGTCATAGAAAGACAAGGTAAACCTGCTTTTACTATCTGTGATGTTGCTGATGAAATCGGGGCAGATTTAATTATTATGGGTTGTCGCGGGTTAGGACTGACTGAGGAGGGATCAACTGATAGTGTTACAAACCGGGTGATTAATCTCTCACCTTGTCCTGTATTGATTGTGCCTTAA
- a CDS encoding type II toxin-antitoxin system VapC family toxin, giving the protein MNLLDFNEAACECFKKLRQQKINTGTQDLRIAAIALVNDAILVTQNYQDFIKVPDLKMEDWTVNL; this is encoded by the coding sequence ATGAATTTATTAGATTTTAATGAAGCAGCTTGTGAGTGCTTTAAAAAACTGCGTCAGCAAAAAATCAATACAGGTACACAAGATTTAAGAATAGCTGCCATAGCTTTAGTTAATGATGCAATTTTAGTAACTCAAAATTACCAAGATTTTATTAAAGTTCCTGATTTAAAAATGGAAGATTGGACTGTAAATCTATAG
- a CDS encoding DUF1825 family protein → MGFFDSEIVQHEAKQLFEDYQALIALGNNYGKFDREGKKLFIEQMEAMMDRYRIFMKRFELSEDFMAQMTVQQLKTQLNQFGVTPQQMFEQMNMTLQRMKAELEKQV, encoded by the coding sequence ATGGGATTCTTTGATTCTGAGATAGTTCAGCACGAAGCCAAACAGCTGTTTGAAGATTATCAAGCACTGATTGCGCTTGGCAATAACTACGGCAAATTTGACCGCGAGGGCAAAAAGCTGTTTATTGAGCAAATGGAAGCGATGATGGATCGATATCGCATCTTTATGAAGCGTTTCGAGCTATCAGAAGACTTCATGGCGCAAATGACTGTACAGCAACTAAAAACTCAGCTAAATCAGTTTGGTGTCACACCACAACAAATGTTTGAGCAGATGAATATGACTCTGCAAAGAATGAAAGCTGAGTTGGAAAAACAGGTATGA
- the tyrS gene encoding tyrosine--tRNA ligase, whose product MAQNFSWLHRGVAEIFPQPHDADSETESLEKRLLNADRPLRIKLGIDPTGADIHLGHSIPVRKLRAFQDAGHKAVLIIGDFTARIGDPTGKSDVRRQLTEADVAQNAQTYLDQVRPILDFDTPGRLEVRYNSEWLSRLDLGKILELLSTMTVGQMLAKEGFAERYRKENPIFLHEFLYPLMQGFDSVAVEADVELGGTDQKFNIAVGRDLQRHFGLNPQFGLLVPILIGTDGVQKMSKSLGNYVGLSEHPSQKYQKLQGVPDNLLSQYFELLTDLPLDSLPENPRDRQEFLAWEIVRQYHGEQAANEAKEAAKSGGKEGALPEFSLAAVAQFPAKLAFILGATGLCKSTGEGKRKIQEGGVRLDGEKVADADLTFAAPGDLSGKVLQVGKKNFVRLVE is encoded by the coding sequence ATGGCGCAAAATTTCTCTTGGCTACATCGTGGTGTGGCAGAAATTTTTCCTCAACCCCATGATGCTGATAGTGAAACTGAAAGTTTGGAAAAGCGGTTACTCAATGCTGACCGTCCTTTAAGGATCAAGTTGGGTATTGATCCGACTGGCGCGGATATTCATTTGGGTCATAGTATACCAGTAAGAAAACTGCGTGCTTTTCAAGATGCTGGTCATAAGGCGGTTTTAATTATCGGTGATTTTACGGCTCGGATTGGTGATCCAACGGGTAAGTCTGATGTGCGTCGTCAACTGACTGAGGCTGATGTGGCACAAAATGCCCAAACTTATCTTGATCAAGTGCGTCCTATTTTAGATTTTGACACACCCGGCAGGTTGGAGGTGCGTTATAACTCGGAATGGCTTTCCCGTCTCGATTTGGGAAAAATTCTGGAGTTGCTTTCTACGATGACGGTGGGACAGATGTTAGCCAAGGAAGGTTTTGCTGAACGTTATAGGAAAGAGAATCCCATTTTCCTCCATGAGTTCCTGTATCCTTTAATGCAGGGCTTTGATTCTGTGGCTGTTGAGGCTGATGTGGAGTTAGGGGGAACTGATCAAAAATTTAACATTGCTGTGGGTCGAGATTTGCAACGTCATTTTGGTCTCAATCCTCAGTTTGGGCTGTTAGTACCAATTTTAATTGGTACAGATGGTGTACAAAAGATGTCTAAGTCTTTAGGTAATTATGTGGGGTTGTCGGAACATCCTTCCCAAAAGTATCAAAAACTGCAAGGTGTGCCAGATAATTTACTGTCACAGTATTTTGAATTGTTGACAGATTTACCTTTAGATAGCTTGCCAGAAAACCCGCGCGATCGCCAGGAGTTTTTAGCTTGGGAAATTGTCAGGCAGTATCATGGGGAACAAGCTGCTAATGAGGCTAAGGAAGCTGCAAAAAGTGGTGGCAAGGAAGGGGCATTACCTGAATTTTCTCTGGCTGCTGTTGCTCAATTTCCGGCTAAATTAGCTTTTATTCTCGGCGCTACTGGTTTATGTAAAAGTACCGGGGAAGGAAAACGAAAAATTCAAGAGGGGGGTGTGCGTTTAGATGGTGAGAAGGTAGCTGATGCGGATCTGACTTTTGCTGCACCTGGGGATTTATCCGGTAAGGTTTTGCAGGTGGGTAAGAAGAATTTTGTCCGTTTAGTAGAGTGA
- the pyrF gene encoding orotidine-5'-phosphate decarboxylase translates to MTNDKIIVPLDVPDLASAIALVDKLPQVTFWKVGLELFTSTGPQILEILKSRQKRIFLDLKFHDIPNTVAGACRASAGYGVDLLTIHSTCGIDCLKAAAEAVQVGAEKAGTQPPKLIAITLLTSISARDLAFDLKIPLELPEFALQMALLAQNSGLDGAVCSPQEVSQLRESCGKDFLLVCPGVRPSWAEKGDQKRSLTPAQAVQAGADFLVIGRPITAAPDPVLAWERICEEVS, encoded by the coding sequence ATGACTAATGACAAAATTATCGTTCCTTTAGATGTTCCAGATTTGGCAAGTGCGATCGCTCTGGTGGATAAACTTCCCCAAGTCACTTTTTGGAAGGTTGGCTTGGAGTTGTTTACCAGCACGGGTCCACAAATTCTGGAAATTCTTAAATCTCGACAAAAGCGAATTTTTCTAGATTTGAAATTTCACGATATTCCCAATACTGTCGCTGGTGCTTGTCGTGCTTCTGCTGGTTATGGAGTAGATTTATTGACAATCCACTCAACTTGTGGTATTGATTGCCTGAAAGCGGCGGCTGAAGCGGTGCAGGTAGGAGCAGAAAAAGCAGGTACTCAACCACCCAAGTTAATCGCTATTACTTTGTTAACTAGCATTTCGGCGAGAGATTTGGCGTTTGATTTAAAAATTCCTCTGGAATTGCCGGAATTTGCTTTACAGATGGCGCTTTTAGCTCAAAATTCAGGTTTAGATGGGGCGGTTTGTTCTCCCCAAGAGGTATCACAACTGCGGGAAAGTTGCGGAAAGGACTTTTTACTGGTTTGTCCGGGGGTGCGTCCAAGTTGGGCTGAAAAAGGTGATCAAAAGCGATCGCTCACTCCTGCTCAAGCTGTTCAAGCCGGGGCTGATTTTTTGGTGATTGGAAGACCTATTACTGCTGCTCCTGATCCGGTTTTGGCTTGGGAAAGGATTTGTGAGGAGGTAAGTTAG
- the coaBC gene encoding bifunctional phosphopantothenoylcysteine decarboxylase/phosphopantothenate--cysteine ligase CoaBC: MPSSVNPQSKKVLVAIGGGIAAYKVCELVSTLFKSGVEVRVILTNSAQEFIKPLTFATLSRHQAYTDDHFWQPNYERPLHIELGEWADLIVIAPLTANTLAKLAYGMADNLLTNSVLASTCPVLLAPAMNTDMWEQVAVQRNWRQVLTDNRFCGMSTGSGLLACDRIGAGRMAEPAEIFVYIQSLLHTQGNRDLSGKRVLISAGGTREYLDPVRFIGNPSTGKMGLALAQAALHRGAQVTLVHCPASWDVPLGVEAISVISADQMQQVMLERLPNADIIIMSAAVADVKPKDYSTEKLPKRSLPESLPLAPVPDIVAEIGNRKQPHQYLIGFAAQTGDIITPAKEKLQRKKLDAIVANPIDKVGSGFGSDNNQAVFLDKEGREVEIPACSKLEMAHYLFDFVV; this comes from the coding sequence ATGCCATCATCTGTAAATCCCCAATCAAAAAAAGTTCTCGTTGCTATAGGCGGTGGTATTGCAGCCTATAAAGTCTGTGAGTTGGTTTCTACTTTGTTTAAATCTGGGGTAGAAGTACGAGTTATTCTCACCAATTCTGCTCAAGAGTTTATCAAACCTTTGACTTTTGCTACTTTATCTCGTCATCAAGCTTATACTGATGATCATTTTTGGCAACCAAATTATGAGCGTCCTTTACATATTGAGTTGGGGGAATGGGCTGATTTAATTGTCATTGCGCCTTTAACTGCTAATACTTTGGCGAAGTTAGCTTATGGGATGGCAGATAATTTGCTGACAAATAGTGTCTTAGCTTCTACTTGTCCCGTATTGTTAGCACCGGCAATGAATACGGATATGTGGGAACAGGTAGCGGTGCAAAGAAATTGGCGACAGGTATTGACAGATAATAGATTTTGTGGTATGAGTACGGGGTCTGGGTTGCTGGCGTGCGATCGCATTGGTGCTGGTAGAATGGCAGAACCCGCAGAAATATTTGTTTATATTCAATCTTTATTACACACCCAAGGAAACCGAGATTTAAGCGGGAAGCGGGTTTTAATCAGTGCTGGGGGAACGCGAGAATATTTAGACCCGGTGCGGTTTATTGGCAATCCTTCGACGGGTAAAATGGGATTAGCATTAGCACAGGCAGCTTTGCATAGAGGCGCACAGGTAACATTAGTGCATTGTCCAGCGAGTTGGGATGTACCTTTGGGAGTGGAAGCAATTTCTGTAATTAGTGCAGACCAAATGCAGCAGGTAATGTTAGAGCGTTTACCCAATGCAGATATCATTATCATGTCAGCCGCAGTTGCAGACGTAAAGCCTAAAGATTATAGTACCGAAAAATTGCCCAAGCGATCGCTTCCCGAAAGCTTACCCCTTGCACCAGTACCGGATATAGTTGCTGAAATCGGAAATCGTAAACAACCCCATCAATATTTAATTGGTTTTGCAGCACAAACCGGGGATATTATTACTCCTGCAAAAGAGAAATTGCAAAGAAAGAAATTAGATGCAATTGTAGCGAATCCTATTGATAAAGTAGGGAGTGGTTTTGGGAGTGATAATAATCAAGCGGTGTTTTTAGATAAAGAAGGAAGAGAGGTAGAAATCCCGGCTTGTTCTAAGTTGGAAATGGCGCATTATTTGTTTGATTTTGTTGTTTAA